Genomic segment of Candidatus Palauibacter australiensis:
TAGCGGCGCATTGCACGAACTTCCGAAACCAGAGCCACCGCCGGAAATCTTCAACAGGGGGTGCCCGGAATACGTCTGGCGGCATAGCTTTGAACCGCATTTCCCCTCGACAGCCGCGGGATCTTCGCCGGTTCGGCGTCCAGACCATCGTCCTCCTTCAGGCAATATGGCGATAAGGCGTCTGACCGGTCTCATCGCGGCCACATTGGCAATGGCTCTCGGAGCCATCGGCTCGTCCGCGCAGGTTGAGCACCCGGGCGAGATCGAGGGCGTCGTGCGCGATGCCGACTCCGACGAGCCTCTCGCCGGCGCCCTGGTCTCCATCGCCGCATCGGGTCGGACGGCGGTCTCGCACGGCGACGGCACGTTCCATGTCCCCGTGCCGGGTCCGCGCGTCTACACGGTGCGGGTCGAACGCCTGGGGTACCGCACGGTGTCGCTGGAAGTCGATACGTCGCGGGAGGAGGTCGTGGTGGTGGAGATGGAAGCCCATCCCATCTCTCTGCCGGATCTCGTGGTCACGGGGTCCGTCGTGGCCCGCGCGGCCAACGAAGTGCTGCGCCCGACCAGCGTATTCGCCGGGGAGGATCTGCAGCGTCGTCTGGCCGGAACCCTGGCGGAAACTCTGTCGTCCGAGCCTGGACTGGCGGTGAGCAGCATGGGGCCTAGTTCGGTGCACCCCGTGATCCGCGGCCTCAGCGGAGATCGCATCCTGATGCTCGAGGACGGGGAACGTGTCGGCGACGAGTTTGCGAGCGGCCCCGACCACGCCACGGCGATCGATCCATCGTCGGCGCGCCGCGTCGAGGTGATCCGCGGGCCGGGCGCGATTCTCTACGGCAGCAACGCGCTGGGCGGCGTCATCAACGTCGTCCGCGACGACGTGCCCTCCTCCGTGCCGCACCACCTTACGGGCGCGTTCACGCTGCAGGGACAGAGCGTCAGCAACGCGGCGAGCGGCAGCCTGAATCTCACGTATGGCCTGACGGACCACATTCCCGTGCGCCTGGAACTCGGGCTCCGCAGCAGCGGCGACCTGGAGACGCCGGTCGGGCCCCTGCAGAACACGAGCACGGACATCCGCGAGATTTCCGGCGGCACCTCCTGGGTGGACGATTGGGGCCACGCCGGTGCCACCTTCCGCTACTACGGCAACGACTACGGCATCCCCGGGGGGTTCGTCGGAGGTCACGAGGCGGGGGTTCGCGTCGAGATGGAGCGGACCGCGGCCCGGCTGCGCAGCGTGCTTCGGCCGCGGGGGATCGTCGAGAGCATCGAGGTCGACGCGGGACACACCTGGTACGAGCACAGGGAGATCGAGCCCCCCGACATCCTGGGAACGCTCTTCGAGCGCCAGACGGTGAGCGGCGAGGTCCTCGCCCGCCACGGCGGCTGGGGCCCTTTCTCCTCGGGAGGCGTGGGAACACGAGCTTCCTGGGAAGACTTCGGGTTCGGAGGCAGCCTCTTCACGCCGAACTCCACGCAGACCTCCCTCGCCGTATTCGCGCTGGAGGAGGTCGATCTGAATCCGATCCGCCTGGAAGCGGGCCTCCGCTACG
This window contains:
- a CDS encoding TonB-dependent receptor; protein product: MALGAIGSSAQVEHPGEIEGVVRDADSDEPLAGALVSIAASGRTAVSHGDGTFHVPVPGPRVYTVRVERLGYRTVSLEVDTSREEVVVVEMEAHPISLPDLVVTGSVVARAANEVLRPTSVFAGEDLQRRLAGTLAETLSSEPGLAVSSMGPSSVHPVIRGLSGDRILMLEDGERVGDEFASGPDHATAIDPSSARRVEVIRGPGAILYGSNALGGVINVVRDDVPSSVPHHLTGAFTLQGQSVSNAASGSLNLTYGLTDHIPVRLELGLRSSGDLETPVGPLQNTSTDIREISGGTSWVDDWGHAGATFRYYGNDYGIPGGFVGGHEAGVRVEMERTAARLRSVLRPRGIVESIEVDAGHTWYEHREIEPPDILGTLFERQTVSGEVLARHGGWGPFSSGGVGTRASWEDFGFGGSLFTPNSTQTSLAVFALEEVDLNPIRLEAGLRYDWVRVRPDREDPSSDIGHIRERSFGAASGSLGALAQLTQSFTVGASVARAFRTPSVNELFSEGPHLAAYAFEVGNPSLEMERGTGIDVFVRLAGNRLHAEMTWFHNAIANYVFPLETGELSRVRLPIFQFQGEDAVLTGFESALEWAPVGDLTVEAVASYVRGRIAATDAPLPLIPPLQGRFAVGYAPRTWFVEAETRVAARQDRTGPFEDPTDGYAVFDLSAGLRITVMGRLNVITVRGENLGNAVYRNHLSRVKEIMPEAGRSITVAYRVVF